One stretch of Agelaius phoeniceus isolate bAgePho1 chromosome 15, bAgePho1.hap1, whole genome shotgun sequence DNA includes these proteins:
- the ECSCR gene encoding endothelial cell-specific chemotaxis regulator isoform X2: MPLPSLRALLGLLLLLPGSTAPTNSSTPAGTGPSPPTTPSPEAKNHGSEPSVKATPLTNLSLTSVSQTTTAKPSPSTTTPLTAITERDDKSSGNRSTAAPSPAPQGQDHMRNESTTTSVTQGASSSQTGTSKPITPAPNSSSQWPESTTPTDEKSPLTVAAFGVISFVVILIVVVIILVSVVSLRFKCNHSKDPEDKQKPGSSMVSESCSADMSQKGNSITLISMKNINTNNSMSYPPSEKVL, from the exons GTTCCACAGCTCCCACAAACTCCTCCACCCCTGCTGGAACAG GTCCATCCCCACCAACAACACCCAGCCCTGAAGCCAAGAACCACGGCTCAG AGCCATCAGTAAAAGCAACACCACTGACGAACCTGAGCCTCACCTCTGTGAGTCAAACTACTACAGCCAAACCCTCCCCCAGCACTACAACACCCCTGACAGCAATCACTGAGAGAG ATGATAAGTCCAGTGGAAAcagaagcacagcagctccttctccagcacCTCAAG GTCAGGATCACATGAGGAATGAGAGCACCACAACATCAGTGACTCAAGGTGCTTCCTCCTCACAGACAG GCACCTCAAAACCCATCACCCCAGCACCCAACTCCTCCAGCCAATGGCCTGAGTCCACCACCCCGACAGACGAGAAATCACCACTGACAGTGGCAGCTTTTG GTGTCATCAGCTTTGTCGTTATCCTGATAGTGGTGGTCATCATCCTGGTCAGTGTGGTCAGCCTGAGGTTCAAGTGCAACCACTCCAAGGACCCTGAAG ACAAACAGAAACCAGGAAGCTCCATGGTATCAGAGAG CTGCTCGGCAGACATGAGCCAGAAGGGGAACAGCATCACTCTGATCTCCATGAAGAACATCAACACCAACAACAGCATGAGCTATCCCCCGTCAGAAAAG GTGCTATGA
- the ECSCR gene encoding endothelial cell-specific chemotaxis regulator isoform X1, whose product MPLPSLRALLGLLLLLPGSTAPTNSSTPAGTGPSPPTTPSPEAKNHGSEPSVKATPLTNLSLTSVSQTTTAKPSPSTTTPLTAITERDDKSSGNRSTAAPSPAPQGQDHMRNESTTTSVTQGASSSQTGTSKPITPAPNSSSQWPESTTPTDEKSPLTVAAFGVISFVVILIVVVIILVSVVSLRFKCNHSKDPEDKQKPGSSMVSESCSADMSQKGNSITLISMKNINTNNSMSYPPSEKVSLFSLAF is encoded by the exons GTTCCACAGCTCCCACAAACTCCTCCACCCCTGCTGGAACAG GTCCATCCCCACCAACAACACCCAGCCCTGAAGCCAAGAACCACGGCTCAG AGCCATCAGTAAAAGCAACACCACTGACGAACCTGAGCCTCACCTCTGTGAGTCAAACTACTACAGCCAAACCCTCCCCCAGCACTACAACACCCCTGACAGCAATCACTGAGAGAG ATGATAAGTCCAGTGGAAAcagaagcacagcagctccttctccagcacCTCAAG GTCAGGATCACATGAGGAATGAGAGCACCACAACATCAGTGACTCAAGGTGCTTCCTCCTCACAGACAG GCACCTCAAAACCCATCACCCCAGCACCCAACTCCTCCAGCCAATGGCCTGAGTCCACCACCCCGACAGACGAGAAATCACCACTGACAGTGGCAGCTTTTG GTGTCATCAGCTTTGTCGTTATCCTGATAGTGGTGGTCATCATCCTGGTCAGTGTGGTCAGCCTGAGGTTCAAGTGCAACCACTCCAAGGACCCTGAAG ACAAACAGAAACCAGGAAGCTCCATGGTATCAGAGAG CTGCTCGGCAGACATGAGCCAGAAGGGGAACAGCATCACTCTGATCTCCATGAAGAACATCAACACCAACAACAGCATGAGCTATCCCCCGTCAGAAAAGGTTTCCCTCTTCAGCCTTGCTTTTTAG